In Sylvia atricapilla isolate bSylAtr1 chromosome 27, bSylAtr1.pri, whole genome shotgun sequence, one genomic interval encodes:
- the LOC136372251 gene encoding G protein-activated inward rectifier potassium channel 1-like, protein MSAVRRKFGDEYQAVGLARCSARRERQRFVDKNGRCNVQHGNLGGESSRYLSDFFTTLVDLKWRWNLLIFLLTYTVAWLVMASMWWGIAYLRGDLHQAHGDTYSPCVANVYNFPSAFLFFIETEATIGYGHRYITERCPEGIVLFLFQSLLGSVVDAFLIGCMFIKMSQPKKRAETLMFSRAAVISQRDAKLCLMFRVGNLRNSHMVSAQIRCKLIKSRQTPEGEFLPLDQCELDVGFGTGADQLFLVSPLTICHEINSESPFFCLSQRSLRSEQFEIVVILEGIVETTGMTCQARTSYTEDEVLWGHRFLPVMSLEDGFFRVDYSQFHATFEVPTPPYSVKEQEENLAQSSLLNSPIDKKTRREQVGPLDCTDITGEKNKLPAKLQKISSRKEGLPPRAPRMSSNNTEKTFSTGDLLKIQEVTPISDGEDNDNRMQLKALKINAKALTQSTSELELQKDFPGMGTLEVELEDHFPAKL, encoded by the exons ATGTCAGCCGTGCGCAGGAAGTTTGGGGACGAGTACCAGGCCGTGGGCCTCGCTCGCTGCAGCGCCCGCAGAGAGCGGCAGCGCTTCGTGGACAAGAACGGGCGCTGCAACGTGCAGCACGGCAACCTGGGCGGCGAGAGCAGCCGCTACCTCTCCGACTTCTTCACCACGCTGGTGGACCTCAAATGGCGCTGGAACCTGCTCATCTTCCTGCTGACCTACACGGTGGCCTGGCTGGTGATGGCCTCGATGTGGTGGGGCATCGCCTACCTGCGCGGTGACCTGCACCAGGCGCACGGTGACACCTACAGCCCGTGTGTGGCCAACGTGTACAACTTCCCCTCCgccttcctcttcttcatcgAGACCGAGGCCACCATCGGCTACGGGCACCGCTACATCACGGAGCGCTGCCCCGAGGGCATCGtgctcttcctcttccagtCGCTGCTGGGCTCCGTTGTGGACGCGTTCCTCATCGGCTGCATGTTCATCAAGATGTCCCAGCCCAAGAAGCGAGCCGAGACCCTCATGTTCAGCCGCGCCGCGGTCATCTCGCAGCGCGATGCCAAACTCTGCCTCATGTTTCGTGTGGGCAACCTCCGCAACAGCCACATGGTGTCTGCCCAGATCCGCTGCAAGCTGATCAAG TCCAGACAGACGCCGGAGGGAGAATTTCTGCCACTAGACCAGTGTGAACTGGATGTTGGATTTGGAACTGGCGCTGACCAGCTGTTTTTAGTTTCCCCTTTAACCATCTGTCATGAAATTAACTCAGAGAGCccctttttctgcctctcacaaAGATCACTGAGGAGTGAGCAGTTTGAAATAGTTGTCATCCTTGAAGGAATCGTTGAGACTACCG GAATGACGTGCCAGGCCAGGACTTCCTACACAGAAGATGAAGTCCTTTGGGGGCACAGGTTCCTCCCAGTAATGTCTCTGGAGGATGGCTTCTTCCGTGTCGATTATTCTCAGTTTCATGCCACCTTTGAAGTCCCCACTCCTCCCTACAGTGTtaaagagcaagaagaaaaccTGGCCCAGTCATCACTCTTGAACAGTCCTATTGATaagaaaaccagaagagaaCAGGTTGGTCCACTTGACTGTACTGACATTACAGGAGAGAAGAACAAGCTCCCTGCTAAACTTCAGAAGATCAGCTCGAGGAAGGAAGGCCTTCCACCAAGAGCCCCCAGAATGAGCTCCAATAACACAGAGAAGACCTTCAGTACTGGAGACCTCTTGAAAATTCAAGAAGTAACTCCCATCTCTGATGGTGAAGACAATGATAACAGGATGCAgctgaaagcattaaaaataaatgccaaGGCTCTGACTCAGTCTACCAGTGAGCTGGAGTTACAGAAGGATTTTCCAGGTATGGGCACTCTGGAGGTGGAATTGGAAGATCATTTTCCTGCcaaactttga
- the LOC136372112 gene encoding LOW QUALITY PROTEIN: acrosin-like (The sequence of the model RefSeq protein was modified relative to this genomic sequence to represent the inferred CDS: inserted 2 bases in 2 codons; substituted 2 bases at 2 genomic stop codons) — protein sequence MNLLYLFILLAVYRPVHGTWDTCSGSCGLRPLASDLDSLAADYRIVAGMGALPGAWPWIVSIQDPRKIGTGHXCGGSLISPQWVLTAAHCFLQARNVTXWRVLIGATQLTHLGPEAQVRHIKRLLAHQEYTADSQQNDIALLELDEPVECSDYVQLACVPNASLTVSELKACYIAGWGSASAKGHSGSQXCLQEAKVSLLDIQLVNSSRWXAGTIHTHNLCAGYPRGGMDTCQGDIGGPLVCKDNSASYFWLVGVTSWGKGCARAKRPGVYTSTQHFYNWILLQMGLCPPVTATAAPESTLHLNLF from the exons atgaATCTGCTGTACCTCTTCATCCTACTGGCTGTGTACAGGCCTGTACATGGCACCTGGGACACCTGCAG TGGGTCCTGTGGACTCCGGCCCCTGGCTTCTGACTTGGACTCCCTGGCTGCTGACTACAGAATCGTTGCTGGCATGGGTGCCCTGCCAGGGGCCTGGCCCTGGATTGTCAGCATCCAGGACCCCAGGAAAATAGGCACAGGCC ACTGTGGAGGGTCCCTCATCAGCCCACAGTGGGTCCTCACAGCAGCCCACTGCTTCCTCCAGGCCAG GAACGTCA CGTGGCGGGTGCTGATCGGGGCCACCCAGCTGACCCACCTGGGCCCCGAGGCGCAAGTGCGGCACATCAAGCGGCTGCTGGCCCACCAGGAGTACACGGCAGACTCGCAGCAGAACGACATcgccctgctggagctggacgAGCCCGTGGAGTGCAGTGACTACGTGCAGCTGGCCTGTGTGCCCAACGCCTCCCTCACGGTGTCAGAGCTGAAAGCCTGCTACATCgctggctggggctctgccagTGCAAAAGGTCA CTCAGGGTCCCAGTGATGCCTGCAGGAAGCCAAGGTCAGTCTGCTGGACATCCAGCTGGTCAACAGCAGCCGCTGGTAAGCTGGCACCATCCACACCCACAACCTGTGTGCTGGCTACCCTCGGGGTGGCATGGACACCTGCCAG ggcGACATTGGAGGGCCTCTGGTGTGCAAAGATAATAGTGCCAGCTACTTCTGGCTTGTTGGAGTGACCAGCTGGGGAAAAGGCTGTGCCAGAGCAAAACGACCCGGAGTCTACACCTCTACTCAGCACTTCTACAACTGGATCTTGCTCCAGATGGGCCTGTGCCCACCTGTAACAGCCACTGCAGCACCAGAGTCCACCCTGCATCTCAACCTCTTTTGA